The Patagioenas fasciata isolate bPatFas1 chromosome 3, bPatFas1.hap1, whole genome shotgun sequence genome contains a region encoding:
- the TFB2M gene encoding dimethyladenosine transferase 2, mitochondrial isoform X1, whose product MLAGRAPPGAADCCRRLLAATLRPLLCGLPLCWATARRAAGQWPSPGLRLPEAADVERLVQQAQRGRASLHRFIACPQLARTVQRCLQSGTGPQPVLLEFAPGPGVLTRTLLNAGVKVVALESNSAFLPNLQSLENSLDGQLKVIYGDFFRLDPLVPGALKPPAMCSNKLFETIGVAAVPWMADVPVKVFGILPQKTERNMLWRLLFALYECNSIYKYGRVELNLFISEKEYKVLTAKPGEPRAYQALTVLWQLGCEIQLLHMEPWSSFVTNLKNGGLWIPKSVFLPNDHLCLVRLTPQQNLFTGGLKPTNATTFIFVVKQCLAKPKSRLTDRLHSWSLDDPGKLLRQLEIPRKAQARDLYPEDYKHLFEALQNSNLFIETWFHDEALESIRNINL is encoded by the exons ATGCTGGCCGGCCGGGCGCCGCCGGGCGCTGCGGACTGCTGCCGCCGCCTCCTGGCGGCGACGCTGCGGCCGCTGCTGTGCGGGCTGCCGCTTTGCTGGGCGACAGCGAGGCGGGCGGCGGGGCAGTGGCCGAGCCCGGGCCTGCGGTTGCCGGAGGCGGCGGATGTGGAGCGGCTGGTGCAGCAGGCGCAGCGCGGCCGTGCGTCGCTCCACCGCTTCATCGCCTGCCCGCAGCTGGCGCGCACCGTGCAGCGCTGCCTGCAGAGCGGAACCGGCCCCCAGCCCGTCCTGCTCGAGTTCGCGCCCG GTCCTGGAGTCTTGACCCGAACTCTGCTCAATGCAGGTGTTAAAGTGGTAGCTCTAGAAAGTAACTCAGCTTTTCTTCCAAACTTACAG TCCCTAGAGAATAGCCTGGATGGACAATTAAAGGTAATTTATGGTGACTTCTTCAGACTGGATCCTTTGGTACCAGGAGCTCTGAAACCACCTGCTATGTGTTCTAACAAACTTTTTGAAACCATTGGTGTAGCAGCAGTTCCTTGGATGGCAG ATGTACCTGTGAAAGTTTTTGGAATCTTACCACAAAAAACGGAAAGGAACATGCTTTGGAGGCTTCTTTTTGCCCTGTATGAATGCAATTCCATATACAAATACGGAAGAGTAGAACTCAACCTCTTTATAAGTGAAAAAGAGTACAAG GTATTAACAGCAAAGCCTGGGGAGCCGAGGGCTTACCAAGCACTCACTGTACTGTGGCAACTTGGATGTGAAATTCAGCTACTGCATATG GAACCTTGGTCATCATTTGTAACTAATTTGAAAAATGGGGGATTGTGGATACCAAAAAGTGTG tttCTGCCAAATGACCACTTATGTTTGGTACGACTGACTCCTCAGCAAAATCTGTTTACAGGAGGCTTGAAGCCCACAAATGCAACTACCTTTATTTTCGTGGTGAAGCAGTGTCTTGCTAAGCCTAAGTCTAGACTTACTGATAGATTACA ttcatGGAGCTTGGATGATCCTGGGAAATTACTGAGACAGCTAGAAATTCCGAGGAAAGCTCAAGCACGTGACTTGTACCCAGAAGACTATAAGCATCTTTTTGAGGCTTTGCAAAACTCTAATTTGTTTATTGAAACCTGGTTCCACGATGAAGCCTTGGAAAGTATAAGGAACATAAACTTATAA
- the TFB2M gene encoding dimethyladenosine transferase 2, mitochondrial isoform X2 has protein sequence MLAGRAPPGAADCCRRLLAATLRPLLCGLPLCWATARRAAGQWPSPGLRLPEAADVERLVQQAQRGRASLHRFIACPQLARTVQRCLQSGTGPQPVLLEFAPGPGVLTRTLLNAGVKVVALESNSAFLPNLQSLENSLDGQLKVIYGDFFRLDPLVPGALKPPAMCSNKLFETIGVAAVPWMADVPVKVFGILPQKTERNMLWRLLFALYECNSIYKYGRVELNLFISEKEYKVLTAKPGEPRAYQALTVLWQLGCEIQLLHMFLPNDHLCLVRLTPQQNLFTGGLKPTNATTFIFVVKQCLAKPKSRLTDRLHSWSLDDPGKLLRQLEIPRKAQARDLYPEDYKHLFEALQNSNLFIETWFHDEALESIRNINL, from the exons ATGCTGGCCGGCCGGGCGCCGCCGGGCGCTGCGGACTGCTGCCGCCGCCTCCTGGCGGCGACGCTGCGGCCGCTGCTGTGCGGGCTGCCGCTTTGCTGGGCGACAGCGAGGCGGGCGGCGGGGCAGTGGCCGAGCCCGGGCCTGCGGTTGCCGGAGGCGGCGGATGTGGAGCGGCTGGTGCAGCAGGCGCAGCGCGGCCGTGCGTCGCTCCACCGCTTCATCGCCTGCCCGCAGCTGGCGCGCACCGTGCAGCGCTGCCTGCAGAGCGGAACCGGCCCCCAGCCCGTCCTGCTCGAGTTCGCGCCCG GTCCTGGAGTCTTGACCCGAACTCTGCTCAATGCAGGTGTTAAAGTGGTAGCTCTAGAAAGTAACTCAGCTTTTCTTCCAAACTTACAG TCCCTAGAGAATAGCCTGGATGGACAATTAAAGGTAATTTATGGTGACTTCTTCAGACTGGATCCTTTGGTACCAGGAGCTCTGAAACCACCTGCTATGTGTTCTAACAAACTTTTTGAAACCATTGGTGTAGCAGCAGTTCCTTGGATGGCAG ATGTACCTGTGAAAGTTTTTGGAATCTTACCACAAAAAACGGAAAGGAACATGCTTTGGAGGCTTCTTTTTGCCCTGTATGAATGCAATTCCATATACAAATACGGAAGAGTAGAACTCAACCTCTTTATAAGTGAAAAAGAGTACAAG GTATTAACAGCAAAGCCTGGGGAGCCGAGGGCTTACCAAGCACTCACTGTACTGTGGCAACTTGGATGTGAAATTCAGCTACTGCATATG tttCTGCCAAATGACCACTTATGTTTGGTACGACTGACTCCTCAGCAAAATCTGTTTACAGGAGGCTTGAAGCCCACAAATGCAACTACCTTTATTTTCGTGGTGAAGCAGTGTCTTGCTAAGCCTAAGTCTAGACTTACTGATAGATTACA ttcatGGAGCTTGGATGATCCTGGGAAATTACTGAGACAGCTAGAAATTCCGAGGAAAGCTCAAGCACGTGACTTGTACCCAGAAGACTATAAGCATCTTTTTGAGGCTTTGCAAAACTCTAATTTGTTTATTGAAACCTGGTTCCACGATGAAGCCTTGGAAAGTATAAGGAACATAAACTTATAA